Proteins co-encoded in one Fusarium musae strain F31 chromosome 3, whole genome shotgun sequence genomic window:
- a CDS encoding hypothetical protein (EggNog:ENOG41~BUSCO:EOG09260N2T) — translation MLSASSPITFPHSPPPAKRAKPHDHSPPKPKARGPFLVEDDDSDSDSNGESTDSTRVAKRLMTEDPREKLSNTIAQNQTTTIDLVDEEEPSSTPNVEAQEPTRLSQRPIFTTPIFSNFVPQSFKATTCNGKSVTIKERKANSAPTYESMVAARSKTKEGRAKRSYYGVDIHNLMSAASAEIASQKQTQPQRPNVPIQSVEPGLSNSKKPKRTRLWTEKYRARNFMDLCGNDNTNRRVLGWLKKWDPVVFPGAVKSRPVIARRPGAQQPEEEEKPHRKILLLTGPPGLGKTTLAHVCARQAGYEVMEINASDDRSRDVVKNRIRTSLGTESVKTVSNRKDGDGPPKLAKPACVVVDEVDGVVSGSGGSGEGGFVKALIDLVLLDQKNASGTTTENYGRKKKKGDDFRLLRPLILICNDVYAPALRPLRHSNLAEIIHVGKPTMESVVTRLKNIFEKEGIPCEKDAARKLCEAAWGMTSGIDARRGAESTVEGDLRGVMVVGEWVAGRFRASNLKGKGSLTRQWLERNVLQDLTSGAGGARGLGRGGVKDIVSRLFQEGGGFPKQAMDLSQSKTQHEQPQAELGFGEYQKKHAMERLRQMIDTSGEISHIMTEVFTEYPNREFNDDLYLTKPNQAYEWLHFHDTCQSRLYASQEWELAQYLSQPVLACHHLFASPKRYLPSMGYDRRWGADAEDNSAPPQPFSGSRADYQAFEAERQNRTQLQALQGQLPPTLMRSFRSAEDVAAEFLPYLARIVSPDVKPVVVGGSQGSTASVRRESERAMVKRAADVLAEVGIELQKGRIESDSLTNRTPQYVYRMEPDLDVLATFETAASLLLPSAAPTRYAVRQVLDQELKRTLVEREARARQSRFKAGNPLGHAEHLSTDKIMASKKHALEASLQDTTLIKRDFFGRIVEARPLAETTMNTPEQQAKQDEKERKVWVTYHEGLNNAVRKPMSLQEFMRGF, via the exons ATGCTTTCAGCGTCATCACCTATCACTTTCCCTCATTCTCCACCGCCCGCGAAACGAGCCAAACCCCACGATCATAGCCCCCCTAAACCGAAAGCTCGAGGTCCATTCCTCGTTGAGGACGACGATTCCGATTCGGACAGCAATGGCGAATCTACTGACTCTACTCGTGTGGCAAAACGTCTAATGACCGAGGATCCACGAGAGAAGCTTTCAAATACCATTGCACAAAACCAAACAACAACTATTGATCtagttgatgaggaagaacccTCAAGCACTCCCAATgtggaagctcaagaaccaACACGACTGAGCCAAAGGCCAATCTTCACCACTCcgatttttagtaattttgtGCCGCAATCTTTCAAGGCAACCACATGTAACGGTAAATCCGTCACAATTAAGGAGCGAAAGGCCAACTCTGCGCCAACATACGAGTCCATGGTCGCAGCTCGATCGAAAACGAAAGAAGGGCGAGCGAAACGAAGCTACTACGGCGTTGATATCCACAATCTCATGAGCGCTGCATCTGCAGAGATCGCAAGTCAGAAACAAACGCAGCCGCAAAGGCCTAATGTGCCTATTCAATCGGTCGAGCCCGGGCTGTCGAAcagcaagaagcccaagagaACTCGCTTATGGACGGAGAAATACCGGGCAAGGAACTTTATGGATCTGTGCGGTAACGATAATACCAACAGACGGGTACTGGGATGGTTGAAAAAGTGGGATCCCGTGGTGTTCCCTGGAGCAGTAAAGTCAAGGCCCGTAATAGCCCGACGACCAGGTGCACAGCAAccagaagaggaggaaaagccTCATAGAAAGATCTTGCTGCTCACAGGACCTCCGGGACTGGGAAAGACAACGTTGGCACACGTGTGTGCGAGACAAGCAGGGTACGAAGTTATGGAAATTAATGCCAGTGACGACCGAAGTCGTGATGTCGTCAAGAACCGTATCCGCACAAGCTTGGGAACAGAGAGTGTGAAAACTGTCAGTAACCGCAAGGACGGAGACGGCCCCCCAAAATTGGCTAAACCAGCATGTGTCGTGGTGGACGAAGTGGATGGCGTTGTATCTGGTTCAGGAGGGTCAGGTGAAGGTGGCTTTGTCAAAGCACTGATAGATCTTGTTCTCTTGGACCAGAAGAATGCGTCGGGTACCACCACAGAAAACTACGggcgaaagaagaagaagggtgacGACTTTCGACTGCTCCGTCCCCTAATTCTCATCTGTAATGATGTATACGCACCAGCGCTTCGACCACTCCGGCATTCCAATTTGGCAGAAATTATTCATGTTGGCAAGCCCACTATGGAGTCGGTAGTTACCAGGCTGAAGAATATTTTTGAAAAAGAAGGTATCCCTTGCGAGAAAGACGCTGCACGAAAGCTGTGCGAGGCGGCCTGGGGTATGACGAGCGGCATTGACGCTAGACGAGGAGCTGAGAGCACAGTGGAGGGTGACCTTCGAGGTGTCATGGTCGTTGGTGAATGGGTAGCGGGACGATTTCGCGCATCAAACCTGAAAGGAAAAGGCTCTCTCACGCGGCAGTGGCTGGAGCGCAATGTCCTTCAAGATCTAACCAGCGGCGCTGGTGGTGCTCGAGGTCTGGGTCGAGGTGGTGTCAAGGACATCGTTTCACGCCTCTTCCAAGAAGGTGGCGGCTTTCCAAAGCAAGCTATGGATCTGTCTCAATCCAAAACACAGCATGAGCAACCGCAGGCTGAGCTGGGTTTCGGCGAGTATCAAAAGAAGCATGCCATGGAAAGACTGCGGCAAATGATTGATACAAGCGGCGAAATCAGCCATATCATGACGGAGGTTTTTACCGAATACCCAAATCGCGAGTTCAACGATGATCTGTACCTTACCAAGCCCAATCAGGCCTACGAATGGCTGCACTTTCACGACACATGTCAGTCCCGGCTTTATGCTAGTCAAGAGTGGGAATTGGCACAATACCTCAGCCAGCCCGTTCTGGCGTGCCATCACCTTTTCGCATCTCCCAAGCGCTATCTTCCCAGCATGGGCTACGATCGTCGCTGGGGTGCCGATGCGGAGGATAACTCTGCGCCTCCACAGCCATTCTCTGGTTCTCGAGCTGACTACCAAGCTTTCGAAGCAGAGCGTCAGAATAGGACTCAGCTTCAGGCTTTGCAGGGACAACTCCCACCCACACTGATGCGTTCGTTCCGCAGCGCTGAAGATGTTGCCGCCGAGTTCCTCCCCTATCTAGCGCGTATTGTCTCTCCGGACGTCAAGCCCGTTGTAGTGGGTGGTAGTCAAGGGTCCACGGCCAGCGTACGCAGGGAGAGCGAACGTGCCATGGTCAAACGTGCAGCTGATGTTCTCGCCGAAGTTGGTATCGAGCTGCAGAAGGGAAGAATTGAGAGTGACTCGCTCACCAATAGGACACCACAATATGTGTATCGCATGGAACC GgatcttgatgttctggCCACATTCGAAACAGCTGCATCACTTCTTCTACCCTCGGCAGCACCTACACGCTATGCTGTTCGTCAAGTTCTCGACCAAGAACTGAAGCGAACATTAGTGGAACGGGAAGCTCGCGCTCGACAGTCCCGCTTCAAAGCAGGCAACCCACTGGGGCACGCTGAACACCTTAGCACAGACAAGATTATGGCTTCCAAGAAACATGCACTCGAAGCATCATTACAAGACACGACACTCATCAAGCGTGATTTCTTTGGCCGAATCGTAGAGGCGCGGCCGTTAGCGGAGACCACGATGAATACCCCCGAGCAGCAAGCCAAGCAGGATGAAAAAGAGCGCAAGGTATGGGTGACGTATCATGAAGGGTTGAATAACGCTGTGAGGAAACCAATGTCTTTGCAAGAATTTATGAGGGGGTTCTAA
- the BRO1 gene encoding bck1-like resistance to osmotic shock: MAQSPMISVPLKATNEIDWIEPLKGYIRDTYGDDPERYAEECATLNRLRQDVRGAGKDSTSGRDMLYRYYGQLELLDLRFPVDEQHIKISFTWFDAFTHKSTAQYSLAFEKASIIFNISAVLSCHAAAQDRAEESALKTAYHNFQASAGMFTYINENFLHAPSSDLSRETVKALIHVMLAQAQEVFLEKQIADKKKIGLLAKLAAQAGYLYGQALEGVQENVNKAIFEKVWLLMIQIKTNLLNSMAQYYQALADNEANQHGIAAGRLQVAEAQAKEAERIARNFPSSVPMSSNLSAECGGFLQEITKRHHSTVQTQLQSALRDNDYVYHQEVPAEASLEAVAKLPAAKPIPVSELYAGQDIQRITGPDLFAKIVPFAVTESASLYDEEKAKLVRAEAERVETANDEMAASLDYLRLPGALQVLKGGFDQDILPDEDFRQWCADVSDQENPVTLFDSLRSEKDSILMVLDKSTKQLDMEEGVCEKMRSKYENDWTQQPSSRLTTTLRGDIRHYREALDEASRSDNQLAGKLRQNEMDFDEMRRAAQSGEVDQLFQRAVAQARARGSNATSPAGTEPNLLDDDFEEGPSVMDQINRVEDILKKLNLIKRERNQVLKDLKEKAHNDDISQILILNKKSISNYETQLFEQELEKFRPHQNRLLQANHKQSALMKELTNIFNRLLQDKRVQSEQSKYETIQRQRSSVINRYKRAYQEFLDLVAGLQSAKNWYTEMRETVESLEKNVDSFVNNRRSEGAQLLNQIEQERSSSKNSQAEMERERLRGLMDRMSMDPSKSSPQPPTQNRPTPPSQYQQGQNPRYPQPNYQGQYQAPNSPPVQQQTLAQQQTYQNFSPPPTTQSFGPPPINTFVQPTYNPSQYGRTPGPTSPPPNQTSFNIGGYRGPASPPPNQTTFGQTQSFGGYGASATPQTQGGYVPPGFVPPPPPPGPPPLGPQQTFHYGNQPNSAHPNSAYPQSAHPQSAAPQQQQQNDPWAGLNAWK, translated from the exons ATGGCACAGTCTCCCATGATCTCGGTGCCCCTCAAGGCTACAAACGAGATTGACTGGATTGAGCCTTTGAAGGGCTATATCCGCGATACTTACGGCGATGATCCAGAACGCTATGCAGAGGAGTGCGCGACACTGAATCGATTGAGACAAGATGTGCGGGGCGCTGGGAAGGATAGCACTTCTGGACGAGATATGCTTTATCGCTACTATgggcagcttgagcttcttgacctaCGATTTCCTGTTGATGAGCAGCACATCAAGATATCCTTTACATG GTTCGACGCATTCACACACAAATCTACCGCGCAATATTCACTCGCCTTCGAGAAAGCCTCTATCATATTCAACATTTCTGCTGTTCTCTCCTGTCACGCTGCTGCTCAAGACCGCGCCGAGGAGTCCGCCCTCAAGACTGCCTACCACAACTTTCAGGCTTCAGCTGGCATGTTCACTTACATCAATGAGAACTTCCTCCATGCGCCATCATCCGACCTTAGTAGAGAGACTGTCAAGGCATTGATTCATGTCATGCTGGCACAAGCTCAGGAAGTATTCCTTGAAAAGCAAATTGCTGATAAGAAAAAGATTGGGTTGCTCGCAAAGCTGGCTGCCCAGGCTGGCTATCTATATGGCCAGGCCCTTGAAGGTGTCCAGGAGAATGTGAACAAGGCTATTTTTGAGAAAGtgtggctgttgatgatacAG ATCAAAACCAACCTGCTAAACTCTATGGCACAATACTATCAAGCATTAGCAGATAACGAGGCTAATCAGCATGGTATCGCTGCTGGAAGACTGCAAGTTGCCGAGGCCCAAGCAAAGGAGGCCGAGCGCATTGCTAGGAACTTTCCTAGCTCGGTTCCCATGAGCTCGAACCTGAGTGCCGAATGTGGAGGATTTCTTCAGGAAATTACGAAAAGACATCACTCGACAGTGCAAACTCAGCTGCAAAGTGCTTTGAGGGATAATGACTATGTGTACCATCAAGAAGTGCCCGCCGAGGCCAGCCTGGAAGCCGTCGCCAAGCTGCCAGCCGCGAAGCCAATTCCTGTCAGCGAGCTATATGCTGGTCAAGACATTCAGCGTATCACTGGGCCTGACCTTTTCGCTAAAATTGTGCCGTTTGCTGTTACGGAGTCTGCCAGCTTGTACGATGAAGAGAAAGCCAAGCTTGTACGAGCTGAGGCAGAACGAGTGGAAACGGCCAATGATGAAATGGCAGCCAGTTTGGATTATTTGAGGCTGCCAGGAGCATTGCAAGTCCTTAAAGGTGGATTCGATCAGGATATCCTGCCCGACGAGGACTTCCGGCAGTGGTGTGCTGATGTATCTGACCAAGAGAACCCGGTAACCTTGTTCGATTCGCTCCGGTCCGAGAAGGATTCCATCCTAATGGTTCTGGATAAGAGCACGAAGCAACTCGATATGGAGGAAGGTGTATGTGAAAAAATGCGATCCAAGTATGAAAACGACTGGACACAGCAGCCAAGCTCGAGACTCACAACGACATTACGGGGCGATATTCGCCATTACCGTGAGGCTTTAGATGAGGCATCAAGGAGTGACAACCAGCTGGCGGGTAAACTTCGACAGAACGAAATGGATTTTGATGAAATGCGACGGGCTGCTCAGTCAGGAGAAGTCGACCAGCTGTTCCAACGTGCCGTTGCACAAGCGCGAGCAAGGGGAAGTAACGCAACAAGCCCGGCTGGCACCGAGCCGAATCTTTTGGATGACGATTTTGAAGAGGGTCCCAGTGTTATGGATCAGATTAACAGAGTTGAGGATATTCTCAAGAAACTCAACCTTATCAAGCGGGAACGAAACCAGGTGCTGAAGGATTTGAAGGAAAAG GCTCACAACGACGATATTTCCCAGATCCTCATATTGAACAAGAAGTCTATATCTAATTATGAGACGCAGCTTTTTGAGCAAGAGCTGGAAAAGTTCCGGCCGCATCAAAACCGACTTTTGCAAGCCAATCACAAGCAGTCGGCTTTGATGAAGGAGCTCACGAACATATTCAACAGATTATTGCAGGACAAGCGAGTTCAATCGGAACAAAGCAAATATGAGACAATCCAGCGGCAGCGATCATCAGTCATCAACCGATATAAGCGCGCATACCAGGAATTCCTGGACCTTGTCGCAGGCTTACAGAGCGCCAAAAACTGGTATACTGAGATGCGCGAGACAGTAGAGAGCTTGGAGAAGAACGTTGACAGCTTTGTCAACAACCGTAGATCCGAGGGCGCGCAGCTACTCAACCAAATTGAGCAGGAGCGGTCATCGAGCAAGAACTCGCAGGCCGAGATGGAGCGAGAGAGACTCAGGGGTCTCATGGACCGAATGTCGATGGACCCTTCCAAGTCGTCGCCACAGCCTCCTACGCAAAATCGGCCAACACCTCCCTCGCAGTATCAACAGGGACAGAATCCTCGATATCCACAACCCAATTACCAAGGCCAGTATCAGGCGCCGAACTCACCTCCGGTGCAGCAACAGACACTggctcaacaacaaacatACCAGAACTTTTCTccgccaccaacaacacaATCGTTCGGACCTCCTCCTATCAACACTTTCGTGCAGCCTACATATAATCCAAGCCAATATGGACGCACACCGGGACCTACGTCGCCGCCTCCGAATCAAACGTCGTTCAACATCGGAGGCTACCGGGGCCCTGCATCACCGCCTCCTAACCAGACAACATTCGGACAAACTCAGTCATTTGGAGGGTACGGAGCTTCAGCTACACCGCAGACACAGGGAGGCTATGTGCCACCTGGATTCGTGCCACCTCCGCCACCTCCTGGGCCACCACCGCTTGGACCTCAACAGACCTTTCACTACGGGAATCAACCTAACAGCGCGCACCCAAACAGTGCTTATCCACAGAGTGCGCATCCTCAATCAGcagctcctcagcaacagcagcaaaacGATCCCTGGGCAGGGCTGAATGCATGGAAGTAA
- a CDS encoding hypothetical protein (EggNog:ENOG41): protein MPDILEETLKKIASTGRNIPLDWDINTLNAHSAEEVIMMLVEKMRKNPKNHKQRDECSLPRTIYFPYSRHSSLPELRHFVKAFRPLDVWPCTVNNAEWLKNADI, encoded by the exons ATGCCAGATATACTCGAAGAGACCTTGAAGAAGATAGCCTCCACCGGTCGCAACATTCCACTGGACTGGGACATCAACACCTTGAACGCTCACTCTGCTGAAGAAGTTATCATGATGCTGGTGGAGAAAATGAGAAAGAATCCCAAAAACCATAAGCAGCGTGATGAGTGCAGTCTCCCAAGAACGATTTACTTTCCATACTCGAGGCATTCTTCGTTACCGGAACTTCGCCACTTCGTCAAAGCTTTCCGGCCACTAGACGTGTGGCCATGCACTGTCAATAACGCTGAGTGGCTAAAGAATG CTGATATATGA
- a CDS encoding hypothetical protein (BUSCO:EOG092651FJ~EggNog:ENOG41), protein MRRPTKYYSLTRPKLRQSWNKYNLFNIARAAGREPQVNSRATFFQQKWAAKSKTRGYHGEHVSEKKWVRLFSRRLQSAVDLPPEYLAANDGAEQAAGRGSGLTTSNVTAESYSRVPKGSTTVRSPSHPAQRGRAFGNVNDMLSEHFQNMTPYMQMTFAPLERRLDTAVFRAMFASSVRQARQFIIHGAVKVNGKKMVHPSYALNPGDMFQVEVEKVLYGTGEQKTAEYTTMESREKEMLDQQEESVRKHGLKKRSKVLEAVAKEGEEAESSDTKALGKQARKRVEREVQLHRVRNLRTTAREILKGDMRNLSAKQKKDLRLFRDTAQRFLSLPEARDIDARDLLHQIEAQIRKLESVDTFRKADSTLAKAVNAESSDEASAEESAEPQAEKSDSKLSKEEKEAKKLQFKNNVLEKGLEGITNKADRDRAMNILATENLTHEETRRLINILRNDSENPIDPSKPYVTPWRPRPFMSAFAFIPRYLEVNPNICAAVYLRHPVARKGMAEVPTPFSYLTNQLAHNWYLGRG, encoded by the exons ATGCGTCGGCCTACGAAATACTATAGTCTGACGAGACCG AAACTCAGGCAATCATGGAATAAGTACAATCTGTTTAACATCGCCCGTGCAGCCGGCCGTGAGCCCCAAGTCAACAGTCGAGCAACATTTTTCCAGCAGAAATGGGCAGCCAAATCGAAAACCCGAGGTTATCACGGCGAGCATGTTTCCGAGAAGAAGTGGGTGCGGCTCTTTTCAAGACGTCTTCAATCCGCTGTCGATCTCCCTCCCGAATATCTAGCCGCCAACGATGGTGCCGAGCAGGCGGCTGGTCGTGGTTCAGGTCTGACTACATCCAACGTGACCGCCGAGTCCTACTCCAGAGTTCCCAAAGGCAGTACAACAGTCCGGagtccttctcatcctgCTCAGCGAGGCCGAGCTTTTGGAAATGTGAATGATATGCTCTCGGAGCATTTCCAGAACATGACACCCTATATGCAAATGACATTCGCGCCATTGGAGCGAAGGTTGGATACCGCGGTCTTCCGTGCCATGTTTGCTAGCAGCGTACGACAAGCTCGTCAATTTATCATTCACGGGGCTGTCAAGGTGAACGGCAAGAAG ATGGTCCACCCATCGTACGCATTGAATCCTGGTGACATGTTCCAAGTTGAGGTCGAGAAAGTTCTTTATGGCACTGGAGAGCAGAAGACGGCTGAGTATACTACTATGGAAAGCCGTGAGAAGGAGATGCTCGACCAACAAGAAGAGTCAGTCAGAAAACATGGGCTGAAGAAGCGATCCAAAGTCCTCGAGGCTGTTGCTAAGGAAGGAGAGGAAGCTGAGTCTTCTGATACAAAGGCTCTTGGAAAACAGGCGCGTAAGCGTGTTGAGCGAGAGGTGCAGTTGCACCGTGTCAGAAACCTCCGAACGACCGCCAGAGAGATTCTCAAGGGCGATATGAGAAACCTTTCTGCCAAGCAGAAGAAAGATTTACGACTATTCCGTGACACTGCTCAGCGCTTCCTGTCGCTTCCTGAGGCTCGTGACATTGACGCAAGGGACCTCCTCCATCAGATCGAGGCTCAGATCAGAAAGCTTGAGTCTGTCGACACCTTCCGAAAGGCTGACTCGACACTGGCTAAAGCAGTCAATGCTGAGAGTTCAGATGAAGCATCGGCCGAAGAGTCCGCTGAACCACAAGCTGAGAAATCAGATTCCAAATTAAGTAAGGAGGAAAAAGAGGCGAAGAAGTTGCAATTCAAGAACAACGTCCTTGAAAAGGGTCTAGAGGGTATCACGAATAAAGCAGACCGCGACCGGGCTATGAATATTCTGGCCACTGAGAACTTGACCCATGAGGAGACCCGCCGCCTTATCAACATTCTCAGAAACGACTCCGAGAACCCTATCGATCCCTCTAAACCCTATGTTACTCCCTGGCGTCCTCGCCCATTCATGTCTGCCTTTGCCTTCATCCCTCGCTACCTTGAGGTTAACCCCAACATCTGTGCTGCGGTCTACCTGCGTCATCCTGTCGCAAGGAAGGGTATGGCTGAGGTGCCCACGCCTTTCAGCTATTTGACCAACCAGCTGGCCCACAACTGGTACTTGGGACGAGGTTAA
- the CYB2 gene encoding Cytochrome b2, mitochondrial precursor, producing MVLKGGEVAEHNSAKSCWVIVHGKAYDVTEFLPEHPGGQKIILKYAGKDATEEYEPIHPPDTLDKYLDASKHLGPVDMGTVQQEKKEVDPEEEERLQRIEQKPLLSQCYNLFDFEAVARRVMSKTAWGYYSSAADDEITMRENHSAFHRIWFRPQILVDVEKIDFSTTMLGTKTDIPVYVTATALGKLGNPEGEVVLTRAAAKHNIIQMIPTLASCSFDEIVDAKADDQIQWLQLYVNKDRAITKKIVQHAEKRGCKGLFITVDAPQLGRREKDMRSKFTDPGSHVQEGTDTDNSQGAARAISTFIDPALSWKDIAWFQSITSMPIILKGVQRVEDVLKAIDYGCQGVVLSNHGGRQLEFARSAIEVLAETMPVLRERGLENKIEIFIDGGIRRGTDILKALCLGARGVGIGRPFLYAMSAYGEAGVVRAMQLLKDELEMNMRLIGASTIEDLHPGMLDLRSLFQHSAVPSDNLSSTVYDPLSVPAQRPKAGPKQDTPKAKL from the exons ATGGTGTTAAAAGGCGGCGAGGTTGCTGAGCACAACAGCGCAAAGTCGTGCTGGGTTATCGTTCAC GGGAAAGCATACGATGTGACAGAATTTCTGCCAG AACACCCTGGAGGTCAAAAGATCATTCTCAAGTACGCT GGTAAAGATGCTACCGAAGAATACGAACCAATCCATCCTCCCGACACCCTCGACAAGTATCTTGATGCCTCCAAGCATCTCGGCCCTGTCGATATGGGCACCGTtcagcaggagaagaaggaggtcgaccccgaggaagaggaacgTCTGCAGCGTATTGAGCAGAAGCCTCTTCTGTCGCAATGCTATAACCTCTTCGACTTTGAGGCTGTCGCTCGACGTGTGATGTCAAAGACTGCATGGGGATACTACTCCAGCgctgccgatgatgagatt ACAATGCGAGAGAACCACAGCGCATTCCATCGCATCTGGTTTCGTCCTCAAATTCTCGTCGATGTGGAAAAGATCGACTTCTCAACCACCATGCTCGGCACAAAAACAGACATCCCCGTTTATGTAACAGCCACAGCCCTTGGTAAACTTGGTAACCCAGAGGGTGAAGTCGTCCTCACCCGCGCTGCAGCAAAGCACAACATCATCCAGATGATCCCCACTCTTGCATCCTGCTCCTTCGACGAGATTGTGGACGCAAAAGCGGATGATCAGATCCAGTGGCTGCAGCTCTATGTCAACAAGGACCGTGCTATCACTAAGAAGATCGTGCAACATGCTGAGAAGCGTGGTTGCAAGGGTCTTTTCATTACCGTTGATGCGCCCCAACTGGGACGTCGCGAGAAGGATATGAGATCTAAGTTTACCGATCCTGGTTCCCACGTCCAAGAGGGTACAGACACGGATAACAGCCAAGGTGCTGCGCGCGCCATCTCGACGTTCATCGACCCTGCACTGAGCTGGAAGGACATTGCGTGGTTCCAGAGTATTACATCCATGCCTATTATCCTCAAGGGTGTCCAGCGCGTTGAAGATGTCCTCAAGGCTATTGACTACGGCTGCCAGGGCGTTGTTCTCTCCAACCATGGAGGTCGTCAGCTTGAGTTTGCTCGATCCGCCATTGAGGTTCTCGCCGAGACAATGCCTGTTCTTCGCGAGCGTGGTCTCGAGAACAAGATTGAGATTTTCATCGATGGCGGAATCCGCCGTGGAACTGATATCCTCAAGGCTCTCTGCCTAGGCGCTCGTGGCGTTGGTATCGGACGACCTTTCCTGTACGCCATGAGTGCTTATGGTGAGGCTGGTGTCGTACGAGCTATGCAGCTGTTGAAGGATGAGCTGGAAATGAACATGCGTCTCATTGGTGCTAGCACTATCGAGGATCTGCATCCCGGTATGCTTGACCTGCGAAGTCTATTCCAGCATTCTGCTGTGCCATCCGACAACCTTTCATCTACTGTGTATGATCCTTTGTCTGTGCCTGCTCAGAGACCCAAGGCTGGGCCCAAGCAGGACACCCCCAAAGCGAAACTCTAG
- a CDS encoding hypothetical protein (EggNog:ENOG41), with protein MSTPAAAFYQLRCGCNQYPWGKQGSNSLSARLCEKTPGWDGDGKKNFKIDEDKPYAEMWMGTYPVLPSYVASTGEDLQGVLDRYPKELLGEKITSKFGHSKLPYLPKVLSIAKALPLQVHPNKEFSSKKHKEDPDSFTDGNHKPEIALALSEFEAFCGFKPVEAIVDILRQKPLRHFLVAGGATVADEKLSQEGLKQVVKTILTSSDEDIKKAFQAIRELPDSAFTGLNSAIPQVAKKLEKSFPANDPGNLVGLLCMNYMLLQPGEVIYIPAGGIHAYIQGDIIECMARSDNVLNTGFCPKAERDNVDEFCSVLNWEPTTKSQTTLQPETYPGSKEGKTQLFKPPTSEFNVLATDLKSGEREALSEGGPKIILATRGGANIKANDQSFELSEGHVYFVAQGVKLDITAGSGGLLLHTAVAE; from the coding sequence ATGTCGACACCGGCAGCTGCCTTCTATCAGCTCCGTTGCGGCTGCAACCAATACCCATGGGGTAAACAAGGTTCCAACTCTCTATCTGCACGACTCTGTGAAAAGACGCCGGGATGGGATGgcgatggaaagaagaacTTCAAGATTGATGAGGACAAGCCATATGCTGAGATGTGGATGGGCACATACCCCGTGTTGCCGTCCTATGTTGCTAGCACAGGCGAAGATCTCCAAGGCGTTCTGGACCGATACCCAAAGGAACTGTTGGGGGAGAAAATCACTTCGAAGTTTGGACACAGCAAACTTCCATACCTTCCCAAGGTTCTGTCTATTGCGAAAGCATTGCCATTACAGGTTCACCCTAACAAGGAATTTTCGAGTAAGAAGCACAAGGAGGACCCAGACTCATTCACGGATGGCAACCACAAGCCAGAAATCGCCCTCGCATTGTCCGAGTTTGAGGCATTTTGCGGCTTCAAACCTGTTGAGGCTATCGTGGATATCTTACGGCAGAAGCCCTTGAGACACTTCCTTGTCGCCGGTGGCGCAACTGTCGCGGATGAGAAGCTCAGTCAAGAAGGACTGAAGCAGGTTGTCAAAACTATTTTAACATCATCTGACGAGGACATCAAGAAGGCTTTTCAGGCAATCCGAGAGCTCCCAGACTCTGCCTTTACGGGACTTAACTCAGCCATTCCACAGGTTGCCAAGAAACTCGAGAAGAGTTTCCCTGCAAACGACCCTGGTAATCTGGTCGGACTGTTATGTATGAACTACATGCTGCTCCAACCGGGTGAGGTCATCTACATTCCAGCAGGAGGAATTCATGCCTATATCCAGGGTGATATCATTGAATGTATGGCACGTTCTGACAATGTTCTCAACACTGGATTCTGCCCCAAGGCCGAGCGAGACAATGTCGATGAGTTCTGCTCCGTGCTTAACTGGGAGCCCACGACCAAGTCACAAACAACCCTGCAGCCAGAAACTTATCCTGGAAGTAAGGAGGGCAAGACCCAGCTTTTCAAGCCACCTACCAGCGAGTTCAACGTGCTTGCGACTGACTTGAAATCTGGTGAGCGCGAGGCATTGAGTGAAGGTGGCCCCAAGATTATACTTGCTACACGTGGAGGCGCAAATATTAAGGCGAATGATCAGTCGTTTGAGCTATCCGAGGGCCATGTGTATTTTGTCGCTCAAGGAGTGAAGCTGGATATCACTGCTGGTAGTGGTGGTCTGTTGCTGCACACTGCGGTTGCGGAATGA